In the genome of Rhizobium etli 8C-3, one region contains:
- a CDS encoding cell envelope integrity protein TolA: MAIPAKSRLRHDFIVEQDADGLNDNMPGIHPGHELPELRHAQRQPAAEAVIHYARHSLIESFPEHPQARKTGAADVPPMDHDALEKQASEPKPSKRRVATACLTSFAFHAILVTALAMGLAVTPHDPEEEAGEAVSVVILGDSEADQASAGDPDLQVEPQPEVVVAEMVQPKTVQPTEVQPAEVPPERVQPTQAEAVEPVQEVTRVSPQTVTAEEPEVLTSNVPAETSLVQPMATHAPEELKPVEPVEAAEALPEPVQPEKAPAPTVKPKAEKPAPVEKKEPPKKTEKKVAGSQGENKQDSRRGASDGSETAASSHNSRSAGSSGGAGSAAVANYPGKVQSRIRRTVKVPTEYKRMSAAISVRVRLTIGGDGSLTSVSVARSSGIPELDQAVVAGVRRASPFPPLPSEWGKPVWTFTQDVQISGRQ; encoded by the coding sequence ATGGCAATTCCAGCGAAATCCAGGTTGCGACACGATTTCATCGTGGAGCAGGACGCTGACGGCTTGAACGACAATATGCCGGGCATCCATCCCGGGCATGAACTGCCCGAGCTGCGCCATGCGCAGCGCCAGCCCGCCGCAGAAGCCGTCATCCACTATGCGCGCCACTCGCTCATCGAATCCTTTCCGGAACATCCGCAGGCTCGCAAAACAGGAGCGGCAGACGTGCCGCCGATGGACCATGATGCCCTTGAAAAGCAGGCAAGCGAGCCGAAGCCGAGCAAGCGACGCGTAGCCACCGCCTGCCTGACCTCGTTTGCCTTTCATGCCATCCTCGTCACGGCTCTGGCAATGGGCTTGGCCGTGACGCCACACGACCCGGAGGAGGAAGCAGGCGAGGCAGTGAGTGTCGTCATTCTAGGCGATTCGGAAGCCGACCAGGCCTCTGCCGGCGATCCGGATCTGCAGGTCGAGCCGCAGCCGGAAGTCGTGGTTGCAGAGATGGTGCAACCGAAGACGGTTCAGCCGACAGAAGTCCAGCCGGCGGAGGTTCCACCGGAAAGGGTGCAGCCGACGCAGGCAGAGGCTGTAGAGCCAGTCCAGGAGGTTACGCGGGTCTCCCCGCAGACTGTGACCGCGGAAGAGCCTGAGGTGCTGACGTCGAACGTTCCCGCTGAGACCTCGCTCGTCCAGCCGATGGCCACGCATGCACCGGAGGAATTGAAGCCCGTCGAGCCGGTCGAGGCCGCCGAAGCGCTGCCGGAGCCGGTGCAGCCGGAAAAGGCACCGGCACCGACAGTCAAACCGAAGGCTGAAAAGCCGGCGCCGGTGGAAAAGAAGGAGCCGCCCAAGAAGACGGAAAAGAAGGTTGCCGGCTCTCAAGGCGAGAACAAGCAGGATTCCAGGCGAGGGGCCAGCGATGGAAGCGAGACGGCAGCCTCCAGCCACAATTCGCGCAGTGCCGGAAGCTCGGGCGGTGCCGGAAGTGCAGCCGTTGCAAATTACCCCGGCAAGGTGCAGTCGCGCATTCGCCGCACCGTCAAGGTGCCCACGGAATATAAGCGGATGAGCGCTGCGATAAGTGTCCGAGTGCGCCTGACGATCGGGGGCGACGGTTCGCTGACGTCTGTTTCCGTCGCGCGTAGCTCGGGAATTCCCGAGCTGGATCAAGCAGTTGTGGCCGGTGTCCGCCGTGCCTCGCCATTCCCGCCGCTGCCTTCTGAATGGGGCAAGCCGGTCTGGACCTTCACGCAGGACGTGCAGATCTCGGGCCGGCAGTAA
- the hemP gene encoding hemin uptake protein HemP yields the protein MMVEKPDTFKHAPLPREAAEIRTIESADIFRGANEIVIRHGGVVYRMKITRQGKLILNK from the coding sequence ATGATGGTTGAGAAGCCAGACACCTTTAAGCATGCGCCTCTCCCGCGGGAGGCAGCCGAAATTCGCACCATCGAAAGCGCGGACATTTTCCGCGGTGCGAACGAGATCGTGATCCGGCATGGTGGCGTGGTCTACCGCATGAAAATTACCCGGCAGGGCAAACTCATTCTCAATAAGTAA
- a CDS encoding hemin-degrading factor — protein sequence MTDETRPAPAEIRAFRAENPQMRERDIASRLNISEAALVAAEVGISATRIDASALKLLERVAELGEVMALSRNESAVHEKIGIFENIKMGMQSAIVLGENIDLRIFPTRWAHGFAVTKKIGDDERLSLQYFDKAGKAVHKVHLRPNSNVEAYRSIIADLKLDDQSQEIVEAEISASEDESGDVDRDELRANWSKLTDTHEFFGMLKRLKIGRQAALRTVGDDYAWKLDNMATAEMMNACVRAGLPIMCFVANNGIVQIHSGPIFTVQAMGPWINIMDPTFHLHLRQDHIAETWAVRKPTKDGHVTSLEAYDANGEMIIQFFGKRKEGFDERTDWREIIESLPKAGTSIAA from the coding sequence ATGACTGATGAGACCAGACCGGCGCCGGCCGAAATTCGCGCGTTCCGCGCCGAAAATCCGCAGATGCGCGAGCGCGATATCGCATCGCGGCTAAACATTTCCGAAGCGGCCCTCGTCGCCGCCGAAGTCGGCATTTCCGCAACTCGCATCGACGCCAGCGCGCTGAAGCTTCTCGAGCGCGTGGCCGAACTCGGCGAAGTCATGGCGCTGTCGCGCAATGAAAGTGCCGTCCACGAAAAAATCGGCATCTTCGAAAACATCAAGATGGGCATGCAAAGCGCAATCGTGCTTGGCGAAAACATCGACCTTCGCATCTTCCCGACCCGCTGGGCCCATGGCTTTGCCGTCACGAAGAAGATCGGCGACGACGAACGCCTCAGCCTGCAGTATTTCGACAAGGCTGGCAAAGCGGTTCACAAGGTGCATCTGCGTCCGAACTCGAACGTCGAGGCCTACCGCTCGATCATCGCTGATCTGAAGCTGGACGACCAGTCGCAGGAAATCGTCGAGGCCGAAATCTCCGCTTCAGAGGATGAATCGGGCGACGTCGACCGCGACGAATTGCGCGCCAACTGGAGCAAGCTCACAGACACGCATGAATTCTTCGGCATGTTGAAGCGCCTGAAAATCGGCCGCCAGGCCGCGCTGCGCACGGTCGGCGACGATTACGCCTGGAAGCTCGACAACATGGCGACGGCAGAGATGATGAACGCCTGCGTCAGGGCCGGTCTGCCGATCATGTGCTTTGTCGCGAATAACGGCATCGTGCAGATCCATTCCGGCCCGATCTTTACCGTTCAGGCCATGGGACCTTGGATCAACATCATGGATCCGACCTTTCACCTGCATCTCCGCCAGGACCACATCGCCGAGACCTGGGCCGTGCGCAAGCCTACCAAGGATGGCCATGTCACCTCTCTGGAAGCCTATGACGCCAACGGCGAAATGATCATCCAGTTCTTCGGCAAGCGGAAGGAAGGTTTCGACGAGCGTACCGATTGGCGCGAGATCATCGAAAGCCTGCCGAAGGCCGGAACGAGCATCGCAGCGTAA
- a CDS encoding heme/hemin ABC transporter substrate-binding protein produces MRIASNLSRLRLCELALTAAVMALPLLAATTAGNSFIRAARAEEPKKIDTSRLVAVGGDVTEIVYALGEEGRLIARDSTSTYPDAALKLPDVGYMRALSPEGILAVNPTAIIAVEGSGPPEALTVLKNASVPFETVPNSYDRAGILTKINKIGTLLAVSDKAKALETKVGADLDAAIAEAGKRPEAERKRVLFILSTQGGKIMASGADTAADGIIKLAGAINAVGTFSGYKPVTDEAIVEAKPDVILMMNRQGSHAAANDDLFKQPALALTPAARKQAVIRMDGLHLLGFGPRTAGAVRELNAAIYGG; encoded by the coding sequence ATGAGAATAGCTTCGAACTTGAGCCGCCTCCGGCTTTGCGAACTGGCACTGACCGCAGCCGTCATGGCGCTGCCTTTGCTGGCCGCCACAACGGCGGGAAATAGCTTTATCCGGGCGGCGCGGGCCGAGGAACCGAAAAAGATAGACACCTCGCGTCTTGTCGCCGTCGGCGGCGACGTGACCGAAATCGTCTATGCGCTTGGCGAAGAAGGCCGCCTCATCGCCCGCGATTCCACCAGCACCTATCCCGACGCGGCCTTGAAGCTGCCGGACGTGGGCTATATGCGGGCTCTCTCTCCGGAAGGCATCCTTGCCGTCAACCCGACCGCGATCATCGCGGTGGAAGGATCCGGTCCGCCTGAAGCGCTGACCGTCCTGAAGAACGCCAGCGTGCCGTTCGAGACGGTTCCAAATAGCTATGATCGGGCCGGCATCCTGACGAAGATAAACAAGATCGGCACGTTGCTTGCAGTGTCCGACAAGGCCAAGGCGCTGGAAACCAAGGTCGGCGCCGATCTGGATGCCGCGATTGCCGAGGCCGGCAAGCGGCCGGAAGCGGAACGCAAGCGCGTGCTTTTCATCCTCAGCACGCAGGGCGGCAAGATCATGGCCTCCGGCGCGGACACGGCGGCTGATGGCATTATCAAGCTCGCGGGTGCCATCAATGCCGTCGGCACCTTCTCAGGCTACAAACCGGTGACCGATGAGGCTATCGTCGAGGCAAAGCCCGACGTGATCCTGATGATGAACCGTCAGGGCAGTCACGCGGCCGCCAACGACGACCTCTTCAAGCAGCCGGCGCTCGCCCTGACCCCCGCGGCCCGGAAGCAGGCGGTCATCCGCATGGATGGCCTGCATCTTTTGGGCTTCGGTCCGCGCACGGCAGGCGCCGTCCGCGAATTGAACGCAGCCATCTACGGGGGCTAA
- a CDS encoding FecCD family ABC transporter permease, whose product MALLAAMTGRKRSLLSIAAFREHRRAGDRRRLAVFVIGLLVVGSALSLLFSVTTGASDASIVDVIANVAGSQAALTTRDRIIIFDIRMPRAILGFLVGGSLAVSGAVMQGLFRNPLADPGLVGVSSGASFGAVVMIVLGGTIALPLFALLGIYALPVSAFGGGLVTTVLLYRIATTNGQTSVATMLLAGIALGALTGAMTGLLTYIANDQQLRDLTFWSMGSLAGATWVKIAAAAPIILASFAILPFMARGLNAITLGEAAAFHMGVSVQRLKNIAIVTVAAATGASVAVSGGIGFVGIVVPHLLRMIIGPDHRYLLPASALLGGSLLIFADVLARTIVAPAELPIGIITAAVGGPFFLWILLRQRSRLAL is encoded by the coding sequence ATGGCTCTGCTGGCCGCCATGACGGGACGGAAACGATCGCTTCTTTCGATAGCGGCGTTTCGCGAGCACCGCCGGGCAGGCGATCGGCGCCGCCTGGCGGTCTTCGTGATTGGCCTGCTCGTGGTGGGTTCCGCCTTGTCGCTGCTGTTTTCGGTGACCACCGGCGCGTCGGATGCCTCGATTGTCGACGTGATTGCAAACGTGGCAGGTTCGCAGGCGGCGCTGACCACGCGCGACCGGATCATCATCTTTGACATCCGGATGCCTAGGGCGATCCTCGGCTTTCTCGTCGGCGGCTCGCTCGCCGTCTCCGGCGCCGTGATGCAGGGACTGTTCCGCAATCCGCTTGCCGATCCCGGCCTCGTCGGCGTGTCGTCCGGAGCAAGCTTCGGCGCTGTCGTGATGATCGTGCTCGGCGGAACGATCGCCCTGCCATTATTTGCGCTTCTCGGAATCTATGCCCTGCCGGTTTCAGCTTTCGGCGGCGGCCTTGTCACGACGGTGCTGCTTTACCGGATCGCAACGACCAATGGCCAGACCTCTGTCGCCACGATGCTGCTGGCTGGAATCGCGCTCGGAGCGCTCACCGGTGCGATGACAGGGCTGCTGACCTATATCGCCAACGACCAGCAGCTTCGCGATCTCACTTTCTGGTCCATGGGCTCGCTCGCAGGCGCAACTTGGGTGAAGATCGCCGCCGCCGCGCCGATCATTCTGGCATCTTTCGCAATCCTGCCCTTCATGGCGCGCGGACTGAATGCCATAACCCTTGGCGAGGCGGCAGCATTTCATATGGGCGTTTCGGTTCAGCGGCTGAAGAATATCGCGATCGTAACCGTTGCCGCGGCAACCGGCGCGTCGGTTGCCGTCAGCGGCGGAATAGGTTTTGTCGGCATAGTCGTGCCGCATCTGCTTCGCATGATCATCGGGCCCGACCATCGCTATCTGCTGCCGGCCTCCGCTCTTCTCGGCGGCTCGCTCTTGATCTTCGCCGACGTTCTGGCGCGCACCATCGTCGCGCCCGCCGAATTGCCAATCGGCATCATCACGGCTGCCGTCGGCGGACCTTTCTTCCTGTGGATATTGTTGCGGCAGCGCTCGCGGCTTGCGCTCTAA
- a CDS encoding heme ABC transporter ATP-binding protein produces the protein MIELSGISVRLSGKTIVHDVSFTAKAGQLTAIAGPNGSGKTTTMKAISGELSCDGCVRINGEEVKTMEPWQLAAIRGVLPQASAISFPFTVREVVRMGLTTGLNLHPERAEQIAARALAAVDLGGFEGRFYQELSGGEQQRVQLARVLCQICEPVVKGKPCWLLLDEPVSSLDISHQLTIMSLARKFCDAGGGVIAVMHDLNLTALFADQIVLMRAGGLSAAGSVSDVLTDERMQSVFGCPLRINQVPTDGTPFVLAHSALAGR, from the coding sequence ATGATCGAACTTTCCGGCATCTCGGTCCGCCTGTCGGGCAAGACTATCGTGCATGACGTCAGCTTTACGGCGAAGGCCGGCCAATTGACGGCGATCGCCGGACCGAACGGCTCCGGCAAGACGACCACAATGAAGGCGATCTCAGGCGAGCTTTCGTGCGACGGATGCGTGCGCATCAACGGCGAGGAGGTCAAGACGATGGAACCCTGGCAGCTGGCTGCCATTCGCGGCGTGCTTCCGCAGGCAAGCGCCATTTCCTTTCCGTTCACGGTGCGCGAGGTCGTGCGCATGGGACTGACGACGGGGCTGAACCTGCACCCCGAACGGGCCGAGCAGATCGCGGCGCGGGCGCTCGCCGCCGTCGACCTTGGAGGCTTCGAAGGCCGATTTTACCAGGAGCTTTCGGGCGGCGAGCAGCAACGCGTCCAGCTCGCGCGCGTGCTGTGCCAGATCTGCGAGCCGGTCGTGAAGGGAAAACCCTGCTGGCTGCTGCTCGATGAGCCGGTATCCAGCCTCGACATAAGCCATCAGCTGACGATCATGAGCCTTGCACGAAAATTTTGCGACGCAGGCGGCGGCGTGATCGCGGTCATGCACGATCTTAACCTGACTGCTCTTTTCGCCGACCAGATCGTACTTATGAGAGCCGGGGGACTAAGCGCTGCCGGCAGCGTCAGCGACGTGCTCACGGACGAGCGCATGCAATCTGTATTCGGATGCCCGCTGCGCATCAATCAGGTTCCGACGGACGGAACGCCCTTTGTCCTGGCTCACAGCGCGCTGGCCGGCCGCTAA
- a CDS encoding DUF883 family protein, protein MASILPSIRGRRHGNGTLHDIESTIEDQIESLRDEIASLTKLVAKDSRRRGEKLRYQAAAGYDELLGRSEDLLHDLQESYLRGANEVRHTVRRHPIATIGAAAAFGLVLALLARR, encoded by the coding sequence ATGGCTTCCATCCTCCCGTCCATCCGCGGCCGGCGCCATGGCAACGGTACGCTTCACGACATCGAATCCACGATCGAGGATCAGATCGAAAGCCTGCGCGACGAAATCGCGAGCCTGACGAAACTGGTTGCGAAAGATTCGCGGCGACGCGGCGAGAAGCTCCGCTATCAGGCGGCCGCCGGCTATGACGAACTCCTCGGCCGCAGCGAAGACCTGCTTCACGATCTGCAGGAGAGCTATCTGCGCGGCGCAAACGAAGTTCGCCATACGGTACGCAGGCATCCGATCGCAACGATCGGTGCGGCGGCCGCCTTCGGCCTCGTGCTCGCGCTCCTCGCACGCCGTTAA
- a CDS encoding RNA polymerase sigma factor, whose amino-acid sequence MDKAKPSFKRELLAALPSLRAFAISLIGRHDRADDLVQDTIMKAWAKQDHFEMGTNMKAWLFTILRNELYSQMRKSGREIQDSDGLFTESMAMHPAQYGALDLQDFKKALDQLPPDQREAIILVGASGFSYEEAAEICGCAVGTIKSRVNRARQRLQELLQISGEADFGPDSTSAPLTSKAFAF is encoded by the coding sequence ATGGATAAGGCTAAACCAAGCTTCAAACGCGAACTGCTGGCGGCATTGCCGAGTCTGCGTGCATTCGCGATTTCGCTGATCGGCCGGCACGATCGCGCCGACGACTTGGTGCAGGACACCATCATGAAGGCCTGGGCAAAGCAGGATCACTTCGAAATGGGCACCAACATGAAGGCCTGGCTTTTCACGATCCTGCGCAACGAACTTTATAGCCAGATGCGCAAGAGCGGCCGCGAGATCCAGGATAGCGACGGCCTTTTCACCGAATCCATGGCGATGCATCCGGCGCAGTACGGCGCCCTCGACCTGCAGGATTTCAAGAAGGCGCTTGATCAACTGCCGCCAGACCAGCGCGAGGCGATTATTCTCGTCGGCGCATCGGGCTTCTCCTACGAAGAGGCCGCGGAGATCTGCGGATGCGCCGTCGGCACCATCAAGAGCCGCGTCAACCGTGCGCGCCAACGGCTCCAGGAACTGCTGCAGATTTCCGGCGAAGCGGATTTCGGCCCGGATTCGACATCCGCGCCGCTAACATCGAAAGCCTTCGCCTTCTGA
- a CDS encoding NepR family anti-sigma factor: MKKQQTEEQNQQRLETRASDILDPNNQIGVKLRSLYAAAQDEAIPDRFLDLLEKLDQAEMLASAKLAD; encoded by the coding sequence ATGAAAAAGCAGCAGACAGAAGAACAGAATCAGCAGCGGCTCGAAACGCGCGCAAGCGATATCCTCGATCCAAACAACCAAATCGGCGTCAAACTGCGGTCCCTTTATGCCGCCGCGCAGGACGAGGCAATCCCCGATCGTTTTCTCGACCTGCTCGAGAAGCTGGACCAGGCTGAGATGTTGGCTTCGGCCAAACTGGCCGATTAA
- a CDS encoding response regulator, whose product MTLSTRIAPHLPYLRRYSRALTGTQTSGDAYVAAVLEAIIADISIFPDTENDRVALYKLFTKLFGSTAIQIPEPASPYAWEQRATVNLGKVSPLARQAFILASVENFRVGEIADILETDDQEVMSLLDKASQEISRQVATDIMIIEDEPLIAMDIEQMVESLGHKVTGIARTHSEAVALYNKTKPNMVLADIQLADGSSGIDAVNDILKTSSVPVIFITAFPERLLTGERPEPTFLVTKPFNPDMVKALISQALFFNESTKVAA is encoded by the coding sequence ATGACACTTTCTACTCGAATTGCGCCGCATCTTCCTTATTTGCGTCGCTATTCCCGCGCGCTGACCGGCACCCAGACTTCAGGTGATGCTTACGTTGCCGCTGTTTTGGAAGCGATCATCGCCGATATTTCGATTTTCCCGGATACCGAGAACGACCGCGTCGCGCTCTACAAACTGTTCACGAAACTGTTTGGTTCCACCGCCATCCAGATTCCCGAGCCGGCATCGCCTTACGCCTGGGAACAGCGAGCGACCGTAAACCTCGGCAAGGTCTCGCCGCTTGCCCGCCAGGCCTTTATCCTCGCGTCGGTCGAGAATTTCCGCGTCGGCGAAATCGCCGACATCCTCGAGACCGATGACCAGGAAGTGATGAGCCTGCTCGACAAGGCCTCGCAGGAGATCTCCCGCCAGGTGGCCACCGATATCATGATCATCGAAGACGAGCCCCTGATCGCGATGGATATCGAACAGATGGTCGAAAGCCTCGGCCATAAGGTTACCGGAATCGCCCGCACCCATTCAGAGGCCGTGGCTCTTTACAACAAGACCAAACCGAACATGGTCCTTGCCGATATCCAGCTTGCCGACGGCAGCTCCGGCATCGACGCCGTGAACGACATTTTGAAGACATCAAGCGTGCCCGTGATTTTCATCACCGCTTTTCCAGAGCGCCTATTGACAGGCGAGCGGCCGGAACCGACGTTCCTGGTCACCAAGCCATTCAATCCAGACATGGTCAAGGCTTTGATCAGCCAGGCGCTATTCTTCAATGAATCCACCAAGGTCGCGGCATGA
- a CDS encoding sensor histidine kinase, whose protein sequence is MERALSSAGISILFQDSTLTLSYAENLPRHFAELFFAGGSDSDLFGKAHGDYLRTLKFKVLETGAATNAEIDMDVDGEVRTYELKVQRINNGGSLGILSVISEVTEMRHREKVLKSLLRELSHRSKNLLAIIQGIATQTARNTLSLDSFLAKFRGRLQSLSNSQDLITDSSWRGAYLFDLAQKQFAPYWPETAGSMPIFGINAHMTPNAAVHLGLALHELIVNSASYGAIAGGGSSITLNCKEARHNDKKAIEIAWVEILPNRTEVHEFSENSFGKTVLERVVPSSMNGKAELRLVPGRIEYYLQIPETEFEILKRP, encoded by the coding sequence ATGGAGCGGGCGCTGAGTAGCGCTGGAATTTCTATTCTCTTCCAGGATTCGACGCTGACACTTTCCTACGCCGAAAATCTTCCCCGCCATTTCGCCGAATTGTTTTTCGCCGGCGGCAGCGACAGCGACCTCTTCGGCAAGGCGCATGGCGATTATCTGAGGACCCTGAAGTTCAAGGTGCTCGAAACCGGGGCGGCGACCAATGCAGAGATCGATATGGACGTGGATGGCGAGGTCCGGACCTACGAACTCAAAGTACAGCGCATCAACAACGGCGGCTCCCTCGGCATTCTTTCGGTCATTTCCGAAGTCACCGAGATGCGGCACCGTGAAAAGGTGCTGAAATCGCTTCTGCGCGAACTGTCGCACCGCTCCAAGAACCTGCTGGCGATCATTCAGGGCATCGCGACGCAGACGGCCCGCAATACGCTGTCGCTCGACAGCTTCCTTGCAAAGTTCCGCGGCCGCCTTCAATCGCTTTCCAACTCGCAGGATCTCATTACGGATTCGAGCTGGCGCGGCGCCTATCTCTTCGACCTTGCGCAAAAGCAGTTCGCACCCTATTGGCCGGAAACGGCAGGCTCAATGCCGATCTTCGGCATCAACGCGCATATGACCCCGAATGCCGCCGTACATCTCGGATTGGCGCTTCATGAGCTCATCGTCAATTCGGCCTCCTATGGAGCAATTGCCGGCGGCGGCTCCTCGATCACGCTGAACTGCAAGGAAGCCAGGCACAACGACAAGAAAGCGATCGAGATCGCCTGGGTGGAAATCCTTCCGAACCGGACAGAGGTTCACGAGTTCAGCGAAAACAGCTTCGGCAAGACCGTGCTGGAACGCGTCGTTCCCTCCTCTATGAACGGCAAGGCGGAACTCCGGCTCGTCCCTGGCCGTATAGAATATTACCTGCAGATCCCCGAGACGGAATTTGAAATCCTAAAGCGTCCCTGA
- a CDS encoding NAD(P)-dependent oxidoreductase produces MERLETGIHSGRLSGAEYETNFSDLHPRLDNHEALVAADRCYFCYDAPCMTACPTSIDIPLFIRQIATGNPIGSAKTIFDQNILGGMCARVCPTEELCEQACVRNTAEEKPVEIGRLQRYATDMAIQADRQFYERAASTGKRIAIIGAGPAGLAAAHRLAVKGHDVVIYDSRSKSGGLNEYGIATYKTVDGFAQKEVDYVLSVGGIEVRHGQQLGHDFSLADLQSQYDAVFLGIGLAGVNALRVDGENLPGVEDAVDFIAGLRQAANKADVAIGRRVVVLGGGMTAIDAAVQAKLLGAEEVTICYRRGKEHMNASEFEQDLATSKGVIIRHWLAPKSILSQDGKVAAIEVEYTRLVDGRLVTTGETGVIAADQIFKAIGQTFEASGLGSLRMESGRIAIDGEGRTSLDGVWAGGDCVFGGDDLTVSAVAHGRDAAESINRVLAAGAQPAAAVA; encoded by the coding sequence ATGGAACGACTGGAAACTGGGATTCATTCCGGCCGGCTCTCGGGCGCCGAGTATGAAACTAACTTTTCCGATCTGCATCCGCGCCTCGACAATCATGAGGCGCTGGTCGCCGCCGACCGTTGCTATTTTTGCTATGATGCGCCGTGCATGACGGCCTGTCCCACCTCCATCGACATCCCGCTGTTCATCCGCCAGATCGCAACCGGCAACCCGATAGGTTCGGCCAAGACGATCTTTGACCAGAACATCCTGGGTGGCATGTGCGCCCGCGTCTGTCCCACCGAAGAGCTCTGCGAACAGGCCTGCGTGCGCAACACCGCAGAGGAGAAGCCCGTCGAGATCGGCCGCCTTCAGCGTTACGCCACTGATATGGCCATTCAGGCTGACAGGCAGTTTTATGAACGCGCTGCCTCGACCGGCAAGAGGATCGCAATTATTGGCGCCGGACCGGCCGGCCTTGCCGCCGCTCACCGTCTTGCGGTGAAGGGCCACGACGTCGTCATCTATGACAGCAGGTCGAAATCCGGAGGCCTGAACGAATATGGCATCGCCACCTACAAAACAGTCGACGGCTTTGCCCAGAAGGAAGTGGATTACGTGCTGTCGGTCGGCGGTATCGAAGTCCGCCACGGCCAGCAGCTTGGCCATGATTTCTCGCTTGCCGATCTGCAGTCCCAGTACGACGCCGTCTTCCTCGGCATCGGCCTTGCCGGTGTCAATGCCTTGCGCGTCGATGGTGAGAACCTGCCGGGTGTCGAAGACGCGGTCGATTTCATCGCCGGTCTGCGTCAAGCGGCGAACAAGGCCGATGTTGCCATCGGCCGCCGTGTCGTCGTTCTCGGCGGCGGGATGACCGCTATCGATGCGGCCGTTCAGGCAAAACTGCTAGGCGCCGAAGAAGTGACGATTTGCTACCGCCGGGGCAAGGAGCATATGAACGCCTCGGAGTTCGAGCAGGACCTCGCAACGTCAAAGGGTGTCATCATCCGCCACTGGCTGGCGCCGAAGTCCATCCTGTCGCAGGACGGCAAGGTCGCCGCGATCGAGGTGGAATATACCAGGCTCGTCGACGGGCGTCTCGTCACCACCGGCGAAACCGGCGTCATCGCCGCCGATCAAATCTTCAAGGCGATCGGCCAGACCTTTGAAGCATCCGGTCTTGGTTCGCTGCGCATGGAATCGGGACGGATCGCAATCGACGGCGAAGGCCGCACCTCGCTCGACGGCGTCTGGGCGGGAGGCGACTGCGTCTTCGGCGGCGATGACCTGACCGTATCTGCCGTCGCGCATGGCCGTGATGCTGCCGAATCCATCAACCGTGTGCTTGCTGCCGGTGCGCAGCCAGCCGCCGCCGTCGCGTGA